A genomic window from Terrisporobacter glycolicus ATCC 14880 = DSM 1288 includes:
- a CDS encoding leucine-rich repeat domain-containing protein — MTNLVPDINLKTVINQYFSREENTEITKSDLESVKGYIYSDISSLGKYICSIEGLQYAINMTELLIENNLLTSMEQLINLQNLNTLFLNNNLITVVPDLSNMTNLTSLLLNGNEIKDISPISSGKNLRFIKINENRVSDLSSLSTLENLKELRAINQDIEIKDVIESSDFYTLDISFLKDINGQTPKNISPTHLGEYNIDSKEIIWDTSLVSFESPSFTFESDDGYFSGIVTVDLIDVDQTVIIEDKNLQKEIMDTLDKKNNIITLKDMLKLRYLDLSNKNIKSLKGLEHANNLYTLILDNTYITDLQHIPSSVNYVSSKDLKNEVNIPDDRLKSLINIVLGKNDKCILTFNDIKNLTVLDEFANHINSLEGLQYAENLKILSLLNNKISDINPLCALTNLTYLDLSNNNLKDLSPLSSFYKNISYVYANNQKITIEKSTAPQNNIFNLSLDFVRDIDGSIIKNITPYQGGIYNNEQNSITWNLDCIPCDLSFDFAGIHDIFSGTVYVKVKIIE; from the coding sequence ATGACTAACCTAGTGCCGGACATAAATTTAAAGACTGTCATAAACCAATACTTTTCTAGGGAAGAAAACACGGAAATAACTAAATCAGACTTGGAAAGTGTAAAAGGTTATATATATTCAGATATATCCTCCCTAGGCAAATATATCTGTAGTATAGAAGGTCTTCAGTATGCAATCAATATGACAGAGTTGCTTATTGAAAATAATTTATTAACTAGTATGGAACAACTTATTAACTTACAAAATTTAAATACCTTATTTTTAAATAACAATTTGATTACAGTTGTGCCAGATTTGTCTAATATGACTAATTTGACGTCTTTACTACTTAACGGTAATGAGATTAAGGATATTTCACCTATTTCTAGTGGAAAAAATCTTAGATTTATTAAAATTAATGAAAATAGAGTTTCTGACTTATCTTCATTATCTACTTTAGAAAATCTTAAAGAATTACGTGCCATAAATCAAGATATAGAAATCAAGGATGTTATAGAATCATCTGATTTCTATACATTAGATATTAGTTTTTTAAAAGACATTAATGGGCAAACGCCAAAAAACATATCTCCTACTCACTTAGGTGAATATAATATCGATAGTAAAGAGATAATTTGGGATACATCATTAGTTTCTTTTGAAAGTCCTAGTTTTACATTTGAAAGTGATGATGGCTATTTTTCTGGTATTGTTACAGTAGATTTAATTGACGTGGATCAAACTGTTATTATAGAAGACAAAAATTTACAAAAAGAAATAATGGATACTTTAGATAAAAAAAATAATATTATAACTTTAAAAGATATGCTAAAACTTCGATATTTAGATTTAAGCAATAAAAATATCAAATCTTTAAAAGGTTTAGAACATGCAAATAATTTATATACATTAATCTTAGATAATACTTATATTACTGATTTACAGCATATTCCTTCATCTGTTAATTATGTATCTTCTAAGGACCTAAAAAACGAAGTAAATATTCCAGATGATAGATTAAAATCACTTATAAATATTGTTCTAGGTAAAAACGATAAATGCATTCTTACTTTTAATGATATAAAAAATTTAACCGTTTTAGATGAATTTGCTAACCATATTAACTCTTTAGAAGGATTGCAATATGCTGAAAACTTAAAGATTTTAAGTCTTCTAAATAATAAGATTTCTGATATAAATCCTCTATGCGCTTTAACTAATCTAACTTATTTGGACCTTAGTAATAATAATTTAAAAGATTTATCACCTTTATCTTCTTTTTATAAGAATATATCTTATGTTTATGCTAATAATCAAAAAATTACAATTGAAAAAAGTACAGCTCCACAAAACAATATTTTTAATTTATCTTTAGATTTTGTAAGAGATATTGATGGAAGTATTATTAAAAATATAACTCCTTACCAAGGAGGAATATATAATAATGAACAGAACTCTATAACTTGGAATTTAGATTGTATCCCGTGTGACCTTAGCTTTGATTTTGCTGGTATACATGATATCTTTTCTGGGACTGTTTATGTAAAAGTTAAAATAATCGAATAA
- a CDS encoding LPXTG cell wall anchor domain-containing protein: protein MKKLLAVLLVCFSILLVGCVNTDLTLDIDKKGNMTMAMKLLINNYMAENMTEEDLQKVKEEYKADSIEKINEANQSGYLLKKDLGNIKDLMASGNKDIKDNKFINISEEKSLIYNTYDVTLNIKEALLGEMTEEDLSMLSFIGNSASMNLHMTTPFKLSESNATSTIEEKDGRTTYSWDYTLNTLDSIHVKFNVPNFSNIIMIIGGITVIVIGGFVFVRKRKNKEI, encoded by the coding sequence ATGAAAAAATTATTAGCAGTATTATTAGTATGTTTTAGTATCTTATTGGTAGGATGTGTAAATACAGACCTAACATTGGATATAGATAAAAAAGGGAATATGACTATGGCTATGAAATTATTAATTAATAATTATATGGCTGAAAATATGACAGAAGAGGATTTACAAAAAGTAAAAGAAGAGTATAAGGCAGATTCTATTGAAAAAATAAATGAAGCTAATCAGTCAGGGTATTTGCTGAAAAAAGATTTAGGTAATATAAAAGACTTAATGGCAAGTGGAAATAAAGATATAAAAGATAATAAATTTATAAATATATCGGAAGAGAAAAGTTTAATTTATAATACTTATGATGTTACTTTAAACATTAAAGAAGCTCTTCTTGGAGAAATGACAGAAGAAGATTTGTCAATGCTTAGCTTTATAGGAAATTCGGCTAGTATGAATTTACATATGACAACACCATTCAAACTATCAGAATCTAATGCAACAAGTACAATTGAAGAGAAGGATGGAAGAACGACTTATAGCTGGGACTATACTTTGAACACGCTGGATAGCATTCATGTTAAGTTTAATGTTCCAAACTTTTCTAATATTATAATGATAATTGGAGGAATAACAGTTATAGTTATTGGTGGATTTGTTTTTGTAAGAAAAAGAAAAAATAAAGAAATTTAA
- the rbsK gene encoding ribokinase, with translation MKNICVIGSLNMDLVVNVDTMPKPGQTLLGGNFKEIPGGKGANQAVAMARLEGNVSMIGKVGNDSFGKTLIEALNNDNVNTNHVHIANCSTGVAFITVDKNAQNAIVVAPGANFQLTKDDIDKNIDCIKNSDIVVIQLETPLETVKYALQVAKDLNKYTILNPAPAVKLDDEIIKNVDLLTPNETELEIIAEIKIENEDDINKAANKIVEKGVKELIITLGSKGSLYINEEKSFFKPAYKVKAVDTTAAGDSFTGALAVALSNNKTMEEAMDFASKVGALSVIKKGAQSSLPTLKDVENFGR, from the coding sequence ATGAAAAATATATGCGTTATAGGCAGCTTAAATATGGATTTAGTTGTTAATGTTGACACAATGCCAAAGCCTGGACAAACTCTTTTAGGAGGCAATTTTAAAGAAATACCAGGAGGTAAAGGCGCAAACCAAGCCGTTGCAATGGCTAGATTAGAAGGAAATGTTTCTATGATAGGCAAAGTTGGTAATGACAGTTTTGGTAAAACATTAATAGAAGCCCTAAATAATGATAATGTTAATACAAATCATGTTCATATAGCTAATTGTTCTACTGGTGTGGCATTTATAACTGTAGATAAAAATGCTCAAAACGCTATAGTTGTAGCCCCAGGAGCAAATTTTCAATTAACTAAAGATGATATCGATAAAAATATAGATTGCATAAAAAACAGTGATATAGTAGTTATCCAGTTAGAAACTCCTTTAGAAACTGTGAAGTATGCTCTACAAGTTGCAAAAGATTTAAATAAATACACAATACTTAATCCTGCTCCTGCAGTGAAACTAGATGATGAAATAATAAAAAATGTGGATTTATTAACTCCTAATGAAACTGAATTGGAAATTATCGCTGAAATAAAAATAGAAAATGAAGATGATATAAACAAAGCAGCTAACAAAATAGTAGAAAAAGGTGTAAAAGAATTAATAATTACCCTTGGATCTAAAGGTAGCTTATATATAAATGAAGAAAAATCATTTTTCAAACCTGCTTACAAAGTTAAAGCAGTTGATACTACTGCTGCTGGAGATTCTTTCACAGGAGCTTTGGCAGTTGCCCTATCAAACAACAAAACTATGGAAGAAGCCATGGATTTTGCTTCTAAAGTAGGTGCTTTATCTGTTATAAAAAAAGGAGCTCAAAGCTCCCTACCAACATTAAAAGATGTTGAAAACTTTGGGAGGTAA
- the rbsD gene encoding D-ribose pyranase → MKKTKMINSELSYVISQMGHTDSLTIGDCGLPIPSETKRIDLALTHDIPTFIQTLDVILGELCVEEAIIASEIKEKNPEVYEAIKKRVSNLQEVSHEEFKVLTEDSKAVVRTGECSPYANIILKSGVVF, encoded by the coding sequence ATGAAAAAAACAAAAATGATAAATAGTGAATTATCTTATGTGATAAGCCAAATGGGGCATACTGATTCTTTAACAATTGGAGATTGTGGTTTACCAATTCCATCTGAAACTAAAAGAATAGATTTAGCTTTAACTCATGATATTCCTACTTTTATTCAAACTTTAGATGTAATACTTGGGGAATTATGTGTTGAAGAAGCAATAATAGCTTCTGAGATAAAAGAAAAAAATCCAGAAGTTTATGAAGCAATAAAGAAAAGAGTTTCTAACTTACAAGAAGTAAGCCATGAAGAATTTAAAGTTTTAACAGAAGACAGCAAGGCAGTAGTAAGAACTGGTGAATGTAGTCCTTACGCTAACATAATTTTAAAATCAGGAGTAGTATTTTAA
- the rbsA gene encoding ribose ABC transporter ATP-binding protein RbsA, with the protein MKTPILKMTNIVKEFPGVKALDGVNIELYEGRVMALMGENGAGKSTLMKILSGVYKKDGGEIFYKGKKEDIKGPKDATDKGIAIIHQELNLVNDLSIGENIFLGREPKKGFRIDFNKLHADSQVLLKRLNINKDSRELVENLSIGEKQMIEIAKALSLDAKIIIMDEPTDALTDNETDSLFKVINELKSDNKAIVYISHRLKEIFELCDYITVLRDGKFVGQEEICNLDEDKMIEMMVGRKLTDQFPHLQVEKGETILKLENVSNKFVKNIYFEVKAGEILGISGLMGAGRSELAKTIYGHLPLEKGRLIKKGKVLNLKSSQDGVKNRIAYVSEDRKGDGLILGLSIKENMTLSSLERISKSFVVDKSKEKERVNSYIDRIRIKTPNMDQLIKNLSGGNQQKVAIAKALMTHPDVLILDEPTRGVDVGAKKEIYDLINEFKSQGKAIIIISSEMPEILGLSDRILVLSNGEITGEFDIKDATQEKILKCAVEIKEDHRDVISSEATA; encoded by the coding sequence ATGAAAACACCAATTTTAAAAATGACAAATATAGTTAAAGAATTCCCTGGTGTTAAAGCCCTTGATGGAGTTAATATTGAACTTTACGAAGGTAGGGTTATGGCTCTTATGGGTGAAAATGGGGCTGGGAAATCAACACTTATGAAAATACTAAGTGGTGTATATAAAAAAGACGGCGGTGAAATCTTCTATAAAGGTAAAAAAGAAGATATAAAAGGGCCAAAAGATGCCACTGATAAAGGTATCGCCATAATACACCAAGAATTAAACTTAGTTAATGACTTAAGCATAGGTGAAAATATCTTTTTAGGAAGAGAGCCTAAAAAAGGATTTAGAATCGATTTTAATAAACTACATGCTGATAGCCAAGTTTTATTAAAAAGATTAAATATAAATAAAGACTCTAGAGAGCTTGTTGAAAACTTAAGTATAGGTGAAAAGCAAATGATAGAAATTGCTAAAGCCCTTTCTCTAGATGCAAAAATAATAATAATGGATGAGCCAACGGATGCTTTAACAGATAACGAAACTGATTCTTTATTCAAAGTTATAAATGAATTAAAATCTGATAATAAAGCTATCGTTTATATATCTCATAGATTAAAAGAAATCTTTGAACTTTGTGATTACATAACCGTTCTTAGAGACGGTAAATTTGTTGGTCAAGAAGAAATATGTAACCTTGATGAAGATAAAATGATAGAAATGATGGTTGGTAGAAAGCTAACTGATCAATTCCCTCATTTACAAGTTGAAAAAGGCGAAACAATTTTAAAATTAGAAAATGTATCTAATAAATTTGTAAAAAATATTTATTTTGAAGTTAAAGCTGGAGAAATACTTGGCATATCAGGACTTATGGGTGCTGGTAGAAGTGAACTTGCTAAAACTATATACGGCCACCTTCCTTTAGAAAAAGGTCGTCTTATAAAAAAAGGAAAAGTGCTAAATCTTAAATCATCTCAGGATGGTGTAAAAAATAGAATTGCTTATGTAAGTGAAGATAGAAAAGGTGATGGACTTATTTTAGGTTTATCAATAAAAGAAAATATGACTTTATCTTCTCTTGAAAGAATTTCAAAATCTTTTGTAGTTGATAAAAGTAAAGAAAAAGAAAGAGTTAATAGTTACATAGATAGAATAAGAATTAAAACTCCTAACATGGACCAATTAATTAAGAACTTATCTGGTGGTAACCAACAAAAAGTTGCTATAGCAAAGGCTCTTATGACACATCCTGATGTGTTAATCTTAGATGAACCAACCCGTGGAGTTGATGTTGGTGCAAAAAAAGAAATTTACGATTTAATAAATGAATTTAAATCACAGGGAAAAGCAATAATTATAATTTCTTCTGAAATGCCAGAAATTCTAGGTCTATCTGATAGAATTCTAGTTTTAAGTAATGGTGAAATAACAGGAGAATTTGATATAAAAGATGCTACGCAAGAAAAAATATTGAAATGTGCAGTAGAAATTAAGGAGGATCACAGGGATGTCATCTCAAGTGAAGCAACAGCATAA
- the rbsC gene encoding ribose ABC transporter permease — MSSQVKQQHNKFDLKETLIKYKSLVGLLSLIIVVSILSPSFLSTKNIFNILRQTSVNGIIAAGMTFVILTGGIDLSVGSILAISGAVCASLLVSGNNIFMAVLATLVIGASVGFLNGFIITKGKLQPFIATLATMTVLRGLTLVYTDGKPITLGSGNLALSFGQIGGGKILGIPTPAFIMIATFAICAYVLKNTKMGRYTYALGSNEEATRLSGLNTDKIKIAVYTISGILASIAGIIITSRLFSAQPTAGNGYELDAIAAVVLGGTSLTGGKGKITGTIIGALIIGVLSNALNILDVSSYYQMMVKGAVILVAVLLDRKGN, encoded by the coding sequence ATGTCATCTCAAGTGAAGCAACAGCATAATAAATTTGATTTAAAAGAAACATTAATAAAATATAAAAGCTTAGTAGGACTACTTTCTCTAATCATAGTAGTTTCAATACTTAGTCCATCATTCTTAAGTACAAAAAATATATTTAATATATTAAGACAAACTTCAGTAAATGGAATAATCGCAGCAGGTATGACTTTTGTTATATTAACTGGTGGAATTGACTTATCAGTAGGTTCTATCCTTGCCATAAGTGGTGCCGTTTGTGCCTCTCTATTAGTTTCAGGCAATAATATATTTATGGCAGTTTTAGCTACTTTAGTAATAGGTGCTTCAGTAGGATTTTTAAATGGTTTTATAATAACTAAAGGTAAATTACAACCATTCATAGCCACTCTTGCTACAATGACTGTTCTTAGAGGTTTAACTTTAGTTTATACAGATGGTAAGCCAATCACTCTTGGAAGTGGTAATTTAGCTTTAAGCTTTGGTCAAATTGGTGGAGGTAAAATCCTTGGTATACCTACCCCTGCTTTCATTATGATAGCAACATTTGCAATATGTGCTTATGTACTTAAAAATACTAAAATGGGTAGATACACTTATGCTTTAGGTTCAAACGAAGAAGCAACAAGACTTTCTGGTTTAAATACAGACAAAATAAAAATAGCAGTCTACACTATAAGTGGTATACTTGCTTCTATTGCAGGTATAATAATAACTTCTAGATTATTTTCTGCTCAACCTACTGCAGGTAATGGATATGAACTTGATGCCATAGCAGCTGTAGTTCTTGGAGGAACTTCTCTTACTGGTGGTAAAGGTAAAATAACTGGAACAATAATTGGCGCATTAATAATCGGTGTTTTAAGTAATGCCTTAAACATATTAGACGTATCATCATATTATCAAATGATGGTTAAAGGTGCTGTTATATTAGTAGCTGTACTTTTAGACAGAAAAGGTAACTAG
- the rbsB gene encoding ribose ABC transporter substrate-binding protein RbsB translates to MLKKITTIIISLILCTSLLVGCSQKSLDNTKKIGLIVSTLNNPFFVDLKSGIESEAKKLGYDVVVLDSQNDPAKEVSNMEDISVKNVDVVLLNPVDSDSAIASVMVANNLDLPVITVDRVSNGGKVVSHVASDNVEGGKMAAKYLIEKLDNNGNIVELEGIAGSSATRDRGDGFDNEVKNSNLQIITKQSADFDRTKSLSVMENIIQSKGNIDAVFAQNDEMALGALKALQDANMKDVLVVGFDATDDAVISVQKGDMAATIAQQPKLIGETAVNLSHRFLSGKKVESFAPVKLKLIKKK, encoded by the coding sequence ATGTTAAAAAAAATAACTACCATAATAATATCATTAATTTTATGTACTTCATTACTAGTTGGATGTAGTCAAAAAAGTCTTGATAATACTAAGAAAATAGGCCTTATAGTATCTACTTTAAACAATCCTTTCTTCGTAGATTTAAAATCTGGTATAGAAAGTGAAGCAAAAAAATTAGGATACGATGTAGTTGTACTAGACTCTCAAAATGATCCTGCCAAAGAAGTTTCTAACATGGAAGATATATCTGTTAAAAACGTAGATGTAGTTTTATTAAATCCTGTTGATTCAGATTCTGCTATAGCCTCAGTTATGGTAGCAAATAACTTAGATCTACCTGTAATTACAGTAGATAGAGTTTCTAATGGTGGAAAAGTTGTCTCTCACGTTGCCTCTGACAATGTGGAAGGTGGAAAAATGGCTGCCAAGTATTTAATTGAAAAATTAGACAATAATGGAAACATAGTTGAACTTGAAGGTATTGCCGGCTCTTCTGCAACTCGTGATAGAGGGGACGGATTTGACAATGAAGTAAAAAACAGTAATTTACAAATAATAACTAAACAAAGTGCTGATTTCGATAGAACTAAAAGCCTTTCTGTAATGGAAAACATAATTCAATCAAAGGGTAATATTGATGCTGTATTTGCTCAAAATGATGAAATGGCTCTTGGTGCTTTAAAAGCTTTACAAGATGCCAATATGAAGGATGTTTTAGTTGTTGGATTTGATGCTACAGATGATGCTGTAATATCTGTTCAGAAAGGTGATATGGCTGCAACCATAGCTCAACAACCCAAATTAATTGGAGAGACTGCTGTAAACTTATCACACAGATTTTTATCTGGTAAGAAGGTTGAAAGCTTTGCTCCTGTAAAATTAAAATTAATAAAGAAAAAATAA
- the ilvN gene encoding acetolactate synthase small subunit, with the protein MSCSLCGKFPRVFAKIADLFSTKLYNLNSLTVGPTEDITMSRMTISVLCDDATFEQIKKQLNRFIEIIILFSNK; encoded by the coding sequence ATGAGTTGCTCTTTATGTGGAAAATTCCCTAGAGTTTTTGCCAAAATTGCAGACCTATTTTCAACTAAATTGTATAATCTAAATTCTTTAACTGTAGGACCAACAGAAGATATCACTATGTCTCGTATGACCATAAGTGTACTATGCGATGATGCTACATTTGAGCAAATAAAAAAACAATTAAATAGATTTATAGAAATAATAATATTATTTTCAAACAAATAA
- a CDS encoding cation:proton antiporter — MEGSIEAIATNNLLLIFSMIIITGIALGRVSEILKIPDVILYLISGIIIGPAFLNILSIGAFPVENNLILTFGSAFILYEGGKEINLKVLNKVKVSVGMLSTVGVVISAVVVGVVAAKIFNLPIMTAFLLGAVIASTDPAALIPVFKQVRIKDKIKQTVVSESAFNDAVGAILSSALLGIVMSGQFSAIDSIKELLISAAVGIGVGILVGYLLIILVSDKRVGVFHSYAPIMSMLTVTLAYELATMFHGSGYMAVFMAGLISGNKKMFGIWLEEADYQPTVHFTESIATICRMSIFVLLGTQVNISALAQYWLPSLITVLVLMFVGRPLVVLVSTIFDRKAQWTFKDKLFMMWVRETGVIPAAVSGIIVAMKVPGYEIISSVVFMTILVTLIVQASTTKLVAKKLGVLEETKDNVSEVVA; from the coding sequence ATGGAAGGAAGCATAGAAGCAATTGCTACCAATAATTTATTGTTAATATTTTCGATGATAATAATTACTGGTATTGCTCTGGGAAGAGTAAGTGAAATATTAAAAATTCCAGATGTAATACTATATTTAATATCAGGTATAATAATAGGACCAGCCTTTTTAAATATTTTAAGTATCGGGGCTTTTCCAGTAGAAAATAATTTAATACTTACTTTTGGATCAGCATTTATATTATATGAAGGTGGTAAGGAAATTAATTTAAAAGTACTAAATAAGGTAAAAGTAAGTGTAGGAATGTTATCAACAGTAGGTGTTGTAATATCTGCAGTTGTAGTAGGTGTTGTGGCAGCAAAGATATTTAATTTACCTATTATGACAGCTTTTCTTTTAGGTGCGGTTATAGCTTCAACAGACCCAGCAGCTCTTATACCTGTATTTAAACAAGTTAGAATAAAGGATAAGATAAAACAAACAGTTGTAAGTGAGTCTGCTTTTAATGATGCAGTGGGCGCTATATTATCTTCTGCATTATTGGGTATAGTTATGAGTGGTCAGTTCTCAGCAATAGATAGTATTAAGGAATTACTTATTTCAGCAGCAGTAGGAATAGGTGTAGGAATATTAGTAGGATATTTATTAATAATATTAGTTTCAGATAAAAGAGTAGGAGTATTTCATTCTTATGCTCCAATTATGTCGATGTTAACAGTTACTCTTGCTTATGAGTTAGCTACAATGTTCCATGGCAGTGGATATATGGCAGTATTTATGGCAGGGTTGATTTCAGGAAATAAAAAAATGTTCGGAATTTGGTTAGAAGAAGCGGATTATCAACCAACAGTACATTTCACAGAAAGTATAGCTACAATATGTCGTATGTCGATATTTGTTTTACTGGGGACTCAAGTAAATATATCAGCATTAGCTCAATATTGGTTACCATCATTAATAACAGTATTAGTTTTAATGTTTGTAGGAAGACCTTTAGTGGTGTTAGTATCTACTATATTTGATAGAAAAGCACAGTGGACATTTAAAGATAAATTATTTATGATGTGGGTTAGAGAAACTGGGGTTATACCAGCTGCAGTATCAGGAATAATAGTGGCTATGAAAGTACCAGGTTATGAAATAATATCTTCGGTAGTATTTATGACTATACTTGTAACTTTAATAGTACAAGCAAGTACTACTAAACTAGTTGCGAAAAAATTAGGCGTACTAGAAGAAACAAAAGATAACGTATCTGAAGTAGTTGCTTAA
- a CDS encoding zinc-ribbon domain-containing protein — translation MDKKIICKDCKAEFLFTEGEQQFYKEKGFDNEPVRCPECRQSRKQQNNKGRR, via the coding sequence ATGGATAAAAAAATAATATGTAAAGATTGTAAAGCTGAATTCTTATTCACAGAAGGAGAACAACAATTCTATAAAGAAAAAGGATTTGATAACGAACCAGTTAGATGTCCAGAATGTAGACAATCTAGAAAACAACAAAATAACAAAGGCAGAAGATAA
- a CDS encoding fascin domain-containing protein: MSIDHQEPIIQIGPVPISPPLISPRPSPPILPFSTETDPGSAISPGLDISKVKMKSLFSNAFIIVGYNDVLYAVATITQQGETFKIIPINNYQVKLRIVGGQFVRIDYNGALVADVNKNNATIFNILRTGYMEFSLMAPQGKYVNVKQRDNMLIAKSEYTGPKIKFKFKNAN; the protein is encoded by the coding sequence ATGAGTATAGATCATCAAGAGCCAATTATACAAATAGGGCCAGTTCCTATATCACCACCTTTAATAAGCCCAAGACCTAGTCCACCTATTTTACCATTTTCGACTGAAACAGATCCTGGATCAGCCATATCTCCAGGCCTAGATATTTCTAAGGTGAAAATGAAATCACTGTTTTCAAATGCATTTATAATAGTAGGATATAATGACGTTTTATATGCCGTTGCTACTATTACTCAACAAGGTGAAACTTTCAAAATAATTCCTATTAATAACTATCAGGTGAAACTTAGAATTGTTGGGGGACAGTTTGTAAGAATCGATTATAATGGTGCATTAGTTGCTGATGTTAATAAAAATAATGCTACTATTTTTAATATTTTACGAACTGGCTATATGGAATTTAGTTTAATGGCACCGCAAGGAAAGTACGTTAATGTAAAACAAAGGGATAATATGTTAATTGCTAAATCAGAATATACTGGACCTAAAATAAAGTTTAAATTTAAAAATGCTAATTAA